From Draconibacterium halophilum, one genomic window encodes:
- a CDS encoding NADP-dependent oxidoreductase, which translates to MKALQIIKYGELKESLSINEVEKPTVKPNDVFVEVKAASLNPIDYKMAEGYLKEMVPLNLPGTIGFDVSGKVMEMGAEVSNFEIGDDVYSRVPMEQMGTVSEYAVVNSDVAAKKPANSSFEEASGLPLAGLTAIQALERVGLKENDRVLIHAGSGGVGSLAIQYAKVKGAFVYTTTSTKNVNWVKALGADRVIDYKTEDYKTIATDLDVVFDTLGDTYTQEAFAVIKAGGRVATIAGPPDEESAKGMGLTDYKLPEEISTLIREKSATYKYTWMQPNSEQLDALSAMVEDGKIKPVVDKVYSLDEGIEAYLYLATGRARGKVIITLS; encoded by the coding sequence ATGAAAGCATTACAAATAATAAAATATGGTGAACTTAAGGAAAGTTTGTCCATTAATGAAGTCGAAAAACCAACAGTAAAACCAAATGATGTTTTTGTTGAGGTTAAAGCAGCTTCGTTAAATCCTATTGACTATAAAATGGCAGAAGGGTATTTAAAAGAAATGGTGCCTTTAAACCTGCCGGGCACAATCGGTTTTGACGTGAGCGGTAAAGTTATGGAAATGGGCGCCGAGGTTAGCAATTTCGAAATTGGTGATGACGTATATTCCAGAGTACCAATGGAACAAATGGGTACAGTATCAGAATATGCTGTGGTTAATAGTGACGTAGCCGCTAAGAAACCGGCGAACAGCTCTTTTGAAGAAGCCTCGGGCTTGCCATTGGCCGGACTCACTGCCATTCAGGCGCTGGAACGCGTTGGTTTGAAAGAAAACGACCGTGTGCTTATCCATGCAGGATCGGGAGGAGTAGGCAGTTTGGCAATTCAATATGCCAAAGTTAAAGGAGCTTTTGTTTACACTACCACCAGTACTAAAAATGTAAACTGGGTTAAGGCGCTTGGTGCCGATCGCGTGATCGATTATAAAACTGAAGACTACAAAACGATTGCAACAGATTTGGATGTTGTTTTTGACACATTGGGAGATACCTATACGCAGGAAGCCTTTGCGGTTATTAAAGCGGGAGGAAGAGTAGCCACGATTGCAGGTCCGCCCGACGAAGAATCTGCAAAAGGTATGGGCTTAACTGATTATAAATTGCCCGAAGAAATCTCAACCCTGATTCGAGAAAAATCGGCTACTTATAAATACACATGGATGCAACCCAATAGCGAACAATTGGATGCACTTTCAGCCATGGTAGAAGATGGGAAGATAAAGCCGGTGGTCGATAAGGTTTATTCCCTGGATGAAGGTATTGAAGCCTATCTTTACTTAGCAACAGGCAGAGCCAGGGGAAAAGTGATCATAACCCTTTCCTAA
- a CDS encoding SDR family oxidoreductase, with product MSTEKQNILVAGANGTTGRIIIDLLKNSATYQPIAMVRKEEQKKHFKKENVKTVLADLEDDLSEAVKNTDKVIFAAGSKGKNLIGVDQEGAKRLIDAAKDAGLGKFVMLSAMGADDPSLNKELKAYLEAKKNADDYLRASGLDFSIVRPGHLTNDEGTGKIQLKEKFENPGRITRADVAKTLIEALEDDVKQNQVFEILGGEVPIEKAVRLL from the coding sequence ATGAGCACAGAAAAACAAAATATATTGGTTGCCGGAGCCAATGGCACTACCGGAAGGATCATTATCGATTTACTGAAAAACTCAGCCACATATCAGCCAATTGCCATGGTTAGAAAAGAGGAGCAAAAAAAGCATTTTAAAAAGGAAAATGTTAAAACCGTCCTTGCCGATTTGGAAGACGATTTGAGTGAGGCCGTGAAAAACACGGACAAAGTAATTTTTGCTGCAGGATCAAAAGGAAAAAACCTCATTGGAGTAGATCAGGAAGGAGCCAAACGATTGATCGATGCCGCTAAAGATGCAGGACTCGGGAAATTTGTCATGCTGAGTGCTATGGGGGCAGACGACCCTTCGCTGAATAAAGAGCTTAAAGCATATTTAGAGGCCAAAAAAAATGCAGATGATTACCTGCGTGCCAGTGGCCTGGATTTTTCCATTGTCCGGCCAGGTCATTTGACGAATGATGAAGGTACGGGCAAAATTCAACTCAAAGAAAAATTTGAAAATCCTGGAAGGATTACAAGAGCAGATGTGGCCAAAACATTGATTGAAGCCCTGGAAGATGATGTAAAGCAAAACCAGGTTTTTGAAATCCTGGGTGGTGAGGTTCCAATTGAAAAAGCAGTACGTCTGCTTTAA
- a CDS encoding NADP-dependent oxidoreductase, giving the protein MNTTRTINLKNRPTGKPELTNFDITTSEIPAIKQGEVLLSTKYVSVDPYLRGRMSDAPSYIPPFELNKPIASGIIAEVLESNTSSFNKGDFVSGMLQWKETQVAKADGLMKVDPDKAPLSAYLGILGMTGLTAYLGLTEIGKPKKGETLLVSGAAGAVGSIVGQIGKILGLKVVGIAGSDEKTEMLKSEFGFDETINYKTTENMSEAIGKACPDGVDVYFDNVGGEISEAALFNINKFSRTVNCGAISVYNNTKPPKSISVQPFLVKKSSLMQGFVVFDYVDKHPEGIRQLAEWLSQDKLKYAETIREGFENIPQAFLDLFEGKNKGKMVVKL; this is encoded by the coding sequence ATGAATACAACGAGAACGATAAATTTAAAAAACAGACCTACAGGAAAACCTGAGTTGACAAATTTTGATATTACTACTTCCGAAATACCCGCAATAAAGCAAGGAGAAGTTTTATTAAGCACTAAATATGTTTCGGTAGATCCCTATTTGCGAGGTCGAATGAGCGATGCTCCATCCTACATTCCTCCATTTGAGCTCAATAAGCCAATTGCATCCGGTATTATAGCCGAAGTTTTAGAATCAAATACTAGTAGCTTTAATAAAGGAGATTTTGTTTCCGGGATGCTGCAGTGGAAAGAAACACAGGTTGCGAAAGCCGATGGACTGATGAAGGTTGATCCCGATAAAGCGCCTCTTTCTGCATATCTTGGAATTTTGGGAATGACAGGACTTACTGCCTACCTGGGACTTACAGAAATAGGAAAACCTAAAAAAGGCGAAACCCTGCTTGTTTCAGGTGCGGCAGGAGCTGTAGGAAGTATAGTAGGACAAATTGGGAAGATACTTGGATTAAAGGTTGTAGGTATTGCAGGAAGCGATGAAAAGACTGAAATGCTAAAATCTGAATTCGGTTTTGATGAAACTATAAATTACAAAACTACCGAAAATATGAGCGAAGCCATTGGCAAAGCATGTCCGGACGGTGTAGATGTATATTTTGACAATGTTGGAGGAGAAATCTCTGAAGCTGCACTTTTTAACATCAACAAGTTCTCAAGAACAGTAAACTGTGGAGCTATCTCGGTTTATAACAACACCAAACCTCCCAAAAGCATTAGCGTACAACCATTTCTTGTAAAGAAAAGTTCTTTGATGCAAGGTTTCGTGGTCTTCGATTATGTAGATAAACATCCTGAAGGAATCAGGCAATTAGCCGAATGGTTATCTCAGGATAAACTAAAATATGCTGAAACCATAAGAGAAGGATTTGAAAATATACCACAAGCCTTTTTAGATCTTTTTGAAGGAAAGAACAAGGGTAAAATGGTAGTGAAGTTGTAA
- a CDS encoding tyrosine-type recombinase/integrase translates to MSLKMATVGIVLMPRKNKKGEYPIALRITYDRERKYYTVRGESATKEEYQKILESSRGERAKRKRKFEDIKKNAEKTIEGLAEFSFEEFEGNYLGKKQQRELSIDEYFEKKATELQQNDKLQTATTYRATIRSLKRFDSRVSFNSITPTYLKKYENWFVTEGKTPQKKDAPKQGGSYTTVGIYMRNLKAILNIAIKDGVAIKYPFGTDKGLYQIPVSNNTKKALTIQDIGKLFSYSTADKNENTALKYWMFSYLCNGMNPADMANLRFSNIRGKNIEFIRQKTKDTTKVKTVIKVLINEHIQRIIDEIGNTPDPDSYLFPIYQEDYTEREKFNRLKQFIKLTNKYIRRVAGKVGVDAGITMYWARHSYSTILKRSGAPIEFISEQLGHQNTATTQNYLDSFENEHRAKYSEALMPDLNDE, encoded by the coding sequence ATGAGTTTGAAGATGGCGACGGTCGGCATTGTGTTAATGCCGCGAAAAAATAAGAAAGGAGAGTACCCAATTGCACTTCGCATTACATACGACAGGGAGCGGAAATATTACACTGTGCGTGGAGAAAGTGCAACAAAGGAGGAGTATCAAAAGATTTTGGAATCTTCCAGGGGAGAACGAGCAAAGCGAAAACGTAAGTTCGAGGATATAAAGAAGAATGCAGAGAAGACGATTGAAGGACTAGCTGAATTCTCCTTTGAAGAGTTTGAGGGTAACTATCTAGGTAAAAAACAACAACGTGAACTGTCTATCGACGAATATTTCGAGAAGAAGGCGACCGAGTTGCAACAGAACGATAAACTTCAAACTGCAACAACCTACAGGGCGACCATTCGTAGTTTGAAGCGCTTTGATAGTCGCGTTAGCTTCAATAGTATTACACCAACATATTTAAAGAAGTATGAAAACTGGTTTGTAACCGAAGGTAAGACGCCTCAAAAGAAAGATGCACCAAAGCAAGGTGGTTCATATACGACGGTGGGTATTTACATGAGAAACTTAAAGGCTATCCTTAATATCGCGATTAAAGATGGTGTAGCGATTAAGTATCCATTTGGAACAGATAAAGGCTTATATCAAATTCCTGTATCGAATAATACAAAGAAAGCCTTAACGATTCAGGATATCGGTAAGTTATTCAGTTATTCAACGGCGGACAAGAACGAAAATACTGCTTTAAAATACTGGATGTTTAGTTACTTGTGCAATGGAATGAATCCAGCCGACATGGCAAACCTTAGATTCTCCAATATCAGAGGAAAGAACATTGAGTTTATAAGACAGAAAACGAAGGATACAACGAAAGTAAAGACCGTCATCAAGGTTCTTATTAATGAACATATTCAACGTATAATAGATGAAATTGGGAATACACCTGATCCTGACAGTTACTTATTCCCAATTTATCAAGAAGATTACACAGAGCGTGAGAAATTCAATCGGTTAAAACAGTTTATAAAGCTCACAAATAAGTACATTCGGCGCGTTGCAGGAAAGGTAGGTGTTGATGCAGGGATTACGATGTATTGGGCAAGGCATTCATATAGCACTATCTTAAAACGCTCTGGGGCACCTATCGAATTCATTTCTGAGCAGTTAGGTCATCAGAATACTGCAACAACACAAAATTATCTGGATAGCTTTGAGAATGAGCATCGGGCAAAGTATTCAGAAGCACTTATGCCGGATTTAAACGATGAATAA
- a CDS encoding helix-turn-helix transcriptional regulator has product MEVLFQKLERLENLIRTTQKEVLNIDEVCELTGLSKSTIYKQTMSGSIPHYKQAKHLFFDRVEVIDWLKSNRGYSSEDAINSVKMKGAVHA; this is encoded by the coding sequence ATGGAAGTATTGTTCCAAAAATTAGAGAGGTTGGAGAACCTGATTAGAACAACTCAGAAAGAAGTATTAAACATAGATGAAGTTTGTGAGCTTACAGGCTTAAGCAAAAGCACGATATACAAACAAACGATGTCAGGGAGTATTCCACATTACAAACAGGCGAAACATCTTTTTTTCGACCGTGTGGAAGTGATAGACTGGTTGAAATCGAATCGTGGATATAGCAGTGAAGATGCCATTAATTCAGTGAAGATGAAAGGAGCCGTTCATGCATAA
- a CDS encoding HNH endonuclease, protein MTVIDYSTVNVKYTDLGKRRKPMARWSMKVKRRDRSVCKVCGSNEDLDAHHIMRVSCYPHWKYCIDNGITLCKQCHMKADEGLLSISFLLNISDTGSF, encoded by the coding sequence ATGACTGTGATCGACTATTCAACGGTAAACGTAAAATACACCGATCTGGGCAAGCGCAGAAAGCCAATGGCCAGATGGTCTATGAAGGTAAAGAGAAGAGATCGGAGTGTATGTAAGGTTTGTGGATCGAATGAGGATCTTGATGCCCACCACATAATGCGAGTGAGTTGCTATCCTCACTGGAAATACTGTATTGATAACGGAATTACACTATGTAAGCAATGCCACATGAAAGCTGACGAAGGTTTGCTATCAATTAGTTTTCTTCTCAATATCTCTGATACAGGCTCATTTTGA
- a CDS encoding JAB domain-containing protein, whose translation MTLFQQNIAEVTIKYSHKIKPSDQVRITGSKSVYDFVCPLWPDLEYRERFAVLLLSRSLKVLGLSWISTGGVSGTVVDAKLIFQVSLKSNASSIILLHNHPSGELRTSEADRRITRKIKDGAKLLDIDVLEHIILTSETYYSMADEGEL comes from the coding sequence ATGACATTATTTCAACAAAACATTGCGGAGGTAACCATTAAGTATTCTCATAAAATCAAGCCATCTGATCAGGTACGGATCACCGGATCGAAGTCGGTTTACGATTTCGTTTGTCCATTGTGGCCGGACTTGGAGTACAGGGAGAGGTTCGCAGTTCTACTACTTTCTCGTAGCTTGAAGGTATTGGGACTCTCATGGATCTCTACCGGTGGAGTTTCAGGGACAGTAGTTGATGCTAAGCTTATCTTTCAGGTATCACTAAAATCAAACGCCTCGTCAATCATCTTGCTCCACAACCATCCTTCCGGTGAATTGCGAACCAGTGAGGCAGACCGGAGGATCACCCGGAAAATCAAAGATGGTGCTAAACTCTTGGACATTGACGTTCTTGAGCATATTATATTGACATCTGAGACGTATTACTCAATGGCTGATGAAGGAGAGCTGTAG